DNA sequence from the Parambassis ranga chromosome 1, fParRan2.1, whole genome shotgun sequence genome:
TAGCTCCAGGTGGGATGAGGctctttctgctgtctgtgcctcaaagatcactgtgacacagatCCCCACTTCTCCCTGATGAACAAGTTTTGGAGAATGTCAAAGGAAATAAGTGCATGTGGCAAAAGTGGGAAATGTTGCATCCAACGGGCTCCTCTGTACCAAGTTAATAGAGGAGTTTCCAGTCCAGCTAGCGAGCCGACCCCCAAGCCTCAGAGCAGGAACCTGCAGAACGTCCTCATACAAGGGTTCACTGTGAAGGACAATAAGAAAGCAATGACAATTTATTCAGGCATACATTATAGAGTAAGATACACTCATACTCTTCAACCTCATTTTAcaatttgtgtttctgtgtgttcacaATCTGAGTGAGTGAACATAGAGACACATAAGAGGTATAGTAGGTATAGCTTTCTTTTTGTCATACAGTCCTGAGCCCCACTGCCActagcctggccagccatccTAATCCTTTTTCCATTCCATACAGAGAATTAGTTTGGTGCATGGGTCAAAAGCTTGTGGGTCTGCACGTCCTCAACCCCATATCAAGTCTCAGCCTTAATATGTGATATCAGCTTAGCATCAGAAAGCTGTCGACACAGAGATCTGATCACATCATATTTCCTCAACTAATTAGTCAGTTGAATTCTGAACTGATGAACTGAACTGATAACTCTCCGGCTCTAGTTTTTGCGCTGCTGCAAAACTATGTGGACTTGAGGTAGGGCCCTTCAATAGTGCTGACAAAAGTAAAGAAGCAACGTCAAGTCAAGAAGGCACAAACACATAGTGTTCAAGAGAAATTTCTTTAGTGCTGTCTAATGTTTGTCGGCCTATAGACAGAGTGACTGATCATTCAAATAGGGAGAGCACTGTCCTGATTTATATATATTGTGTCCACACAACACTGCTCTTTATTTAATAAGAATTATGATCAGTAAGGCAGAGGAAATATTTATTTCTTACAAGGTCCTCTTTGTCTCCTTGTGCTCTTTGTCCTCTGGCTGTTTCTTTGCTGAGGGAATGTATGGCTTGCTGGAACCCATCACCTCTAGTCCACTGATGTCCTGGAAAAAAGTGACACAGAGAGTGGTGGTTGTTTAAGGTAACATTCAACTTCATATGAGCGTTCAACATTCAGGGTTTTGTTAATAAAACATAATAGCCAAGGTTCTGCCCTGTCAGCCATGGGGGGCAGAAGTATGTGATCATCCAACCAAAATACATCAGTTTGCATCAGCACTGTCCTTCAACCTGTTCCAAGCAACTGTTTGAGGGGCATGTATACATTAATAGTACAAATGAAGGCAAAACTTCACCTCTCCTTCCTTGTTTACTACTTATcccctctgttttcttttttcgtGACAACCTCTCcatgtctctttttctctttgcacATATGTCACAAAGCCAAGGACAAGTTAGCCACTGACAGgacagtctgtctctgtttctgttgttgaaAGTACTTCAGTACCCAACAGCATCGCATTATCCACCAGCACAACAGAACACATAACAACAATTTTCTCTCACTTCACCAAcacatatgtgtgcatgtgtgtgtgtgtgaaagacagaATGGACAGACATGGAGAGAAGATACCAGCTGAGACcacaaaaaatgaataaattgtCCTATAATCATAACCTGTTACTTCGGCTGTTAATCGGATAAATTGGGAACTGGCTGTGATAGAAGTGTATTGTGTGTTAAGTGTTTATCCCAGACCCTCCTACCTCTGCTGATTGACTCATTACGATGCACAGAAAGCCGTGAAGCAGATTCTGTCCCTTTACTTAGCCTCACTTACCCCACAGTGCTGCTCTATGACTGGGCACGTTCAAAGATTTCATAACCGTACCTTTTCTCCATGTATGTGAACAGCCATTAATatgatgaggtgtgtgtgcaggtgtgtgtgcgcgcccCTGAgcctgcatgcatgtgtgtatttgtgtggaCGTGCAAGCTGTCTGCCTTGCCCATGTACTGCTGTTTGTTCCCTGTACAGAAAACCCAGAACAGTGTGCCCAAGGCTGGATGATCACAGGCTGTTTGTGAAGATACAGGCTGATTATGAGCAACTCGCAGCTCCAGCAGGCCGAGACGCAGTGTCCTGAGGGGTGTGAGTCGCTTCAGCAGACCAAATGCTCCAAAAAGTGAGTTGTTTGCAGCAAAACAACATACATGAAGAAGTTATCACTGTAGGGCATATAAAACTTGTTTGTTgcacacaagtaaaaaaaatccatcataTTATAGTGGTTTTCAGTAGTGGCAGCTACTTGGCAGCTGATACAATTTGCATCAGCCAACACCCTTCTGGACTTGTGAACTCTCTGACAGTGCTGAGATGCAATTGTCCCTTATCCAAAAGAGTGGTACATATATCTTTCTACCCACAAACTTACTAAACATTTCCAATTCACACTCcagtaataacaataacaaagcCATAGATACTAGAATTTGAGCAAAAAACTTATCACTATTGACTGTGATGAAAAATTGAATAAAATGTGTCTTACTGGCTTTTTGATGTCCATGTCCTGCAAAATGTCTCGTACCTCCTGGTACTGATGTTGCAGATATGCGCTCTGGCTCCAAGTCCGAGAAAATGGACGCATAGTCTCAGAGCAAACAAGTcctgaatggaaaaaaacaaaacaaacaaaaaacaatcccaAACAGGGAGAACACAGTTACTCTTGTGGAGAAGGAGACAGCCaaagtatttatttgtatttagaGTATTGTGAATAATGAGTAATGAGTAATAgtgaatggatttttttttaattcaacataAAAGGGAAGTCCTTTTTTCAAATTTGGGACACTGTTACATTTCTGATGGAAAACGAACAGGGTCATGGAGACCACCAGGGGGTCATGGAGACCACCACTGGGTCATGGAGACCACCACGGGGTCAGGGAGGAGGTAGGAAAAGGTGAAAATGGAGACACAGTGTAGGTGTACCAGATTCCTGGCGTATGCTGTTCGGCTGTCCTACAAATGTGACCGCTTTCCGTCTGCCCTGCTCGGTCTGAGTCAGAGTGGCTCTGATACCACTCATTTCATCTCCATAACGCTGCGGGAGACACCAAAACTCACTTCCCACATGAGTACCCTGCAGAAGAAAAGATATGTGAGTGAGAAACGACTAGAAAATCTTTTTAGTCATCAGAGGACAGAGATACTCTGATAGCAACTGTGTGTCATACATATCCAAAGTGGATGAGTGGCATGACTCTGTTTAGTAATTCCCTCTGCTCTTGAGTTTCTCTAAAATGGCTAGCTTGATTCATCAGCAGGTTCTCGACTGACCTGTCGAGCACATCTTgacatgagacagacagagaggtaaCAATGTTAACAAATTGAAAATGGCCGCAGTTGTTTACAGGTAAAGCTACAGGTAAAGATAACGACGATCATCCCTTCCGCAGACTGATGTTCTCTCTAATCAGCTCACCAGATAAGacgttctgctgctgcctgcgaTGTCTCATATGTTCATCCCAGTGCTGCAGGGCATTACTCTGGATGTTTCTCTGGTCGGAAGTAATGCCCATCCTCACAGCTTCGGAGTGCCGCCTCCCTATGACTTCACATGGGAAAACACCTGTGGACTTTGGTATTCGCTTCGCCAACTGGTTGGTAGAGGGAGGACAGAAGGAAGCTAAGGTAACTAATGTAGCCAAATGTTCCATTTTTAGTGTGCGTCAGTGCAAGTTATGGATTTACTTCTGTCTCCCCTTTAGCCTCCAGGTAACTTCTGAAATCGTCTAAGCTGCCAAGGATGCTGTGTGAAAGAATCATCCCATGGTCATCAAACCGAAGCCCCTTTGGAACTGCACAGAGAAGTGCGAGGGTTAAAACAGACAATATCAatatctttgttttgatttgttatTGTTCAAGaaggaaaaactaaacaacCTGTGCTGTCCAGATTGACAGGTGGAACCACCATCTCTCGCACGGCATTTCCAACTTCATCACGCACACACGCCATGGGCGCCGGTTTATGACGACTCTTGGGTGGCTTCGGTGTATAACTCTGAACACACAATTTACACTTTAAATAGGCAACCAAAGAGAATTTctaaaaacatgatgaaaattGAGGTTACCTTGGTCAGGTGGATGCCCCCACCTTTATGAACCCGATCCTTGAAAGGGTCATCATCCAAAATGGACAGcttgtctgttttcttcttgGTTTCTGAAAGAGAGGAGACTAATGACAGACAGTGATGTAAAGGAGTAGGTGGTCCTTCCCTCCTTCTCTAATGTTACATTGCTTTTATTTGTGAAAAGAGGCTCTGCAGAGCTTCATTGTGCACAGAGgacactgatgcacacacagacacagacacggTTATACAATCCTGTTAATTTCTCTTTTTCCAACAGAGCTTGATTACAGTTTCCATAGCCACAACCAGAACCACTAGTCCTTGGCTTTTGTAAAAGACAGAGATTCAAGGTTTCTCAGATGAAAGCAGGGAATGCATTAGAGAGCACTTCATTTTTAAATGGACTTTTAAAAAGCCATTGGCAGTGACTccgtttgtgtgtttctgtttcctgtttaagGCATTAAATCCGCATTATTGCTTGGGTTTCATAAAAACACTGCAACTGTAAACAAACTCGTTCTTAACGTGAGCAGCCTGTTCAAAAAGTCGGAGCACTTTCATATAGCAACACGAGGTGCTAAAGCCCTAaaacatgctaaaaacattagcatgcagtgaacagacagagacataaagacATGAAGTGAAAATGAGACACGGGAGTTTAGACGCTGACCAGAACGAGGGCTGAAATCTTTCTTCCGTGACTCGTCGCCGTTCATTTGCTCTAAATATGTTCAATGCAATAATGCTAATGGTAATAActgctgatgttgttgtttgtagGATACTGCTGAGTTAGCTAAGCTAACACAGCACCTCAGCTAGTAGGCTGTGTTGTCTCCagtggtaaccatggtaacggACGCTTCAAAACCGGAACGACagcaaacatttctttttttttcttaataacaaataatataaaataaaataatataaaataatatttttctttctttcttgctaAGTTTTCACTGACAATTTctatttaatttgtttgtttgtttaataataaaagtaaaaacagacaaaagcattttctttctttctttctttctttctttctttctttctttctttctttctttctttctttctttctttcttaagCTTTAAAGAACAAatggtttttttctttgcttctggtcaaacaataacaacaataacaattttctttccttttttctttttttcttcttgcagATTACATAAGATATTAataaccatcatcatcatcatcatcgtcctcGGGGGGTTTCAGAAACATCCCAGGGGGGGATCATGTAAGTAGACCGACCTCTGCTCTGCTCGGCCGTATAGCCTACATTATGTCAAAACACTGTGTTCTCCTGGAGAACACAACAAGCTCTCTGTCAATCAGCATGACGCGGGCAAACCACGGGGTTTAGGATAGTCTATATAAAGACACCAAGACATCAGCCACCTCACCTCACAGGCGCGAGCAGGCCTATAAAACGTCAGCTCGCTGACTCTGCCCACTTCGCAACTTGCACGGAATCATCAGTCAGCATCAACGATGGAAGTGGGTAGCATCTCCACGGGCGCACCCGCCACCTCCATCCCTGCTCAGCACCAGCTCAAATGTTCCGCCACAGATTCCCCCCAGCTCCATGGAGCCACGGAGGGACAGTGCGCCGGTTCTTCCAAAGTGTTACTGGCTTACAAAAACGCATCGCAGCATCTAAACTCATCAGGAATAAAAGCGGGTTTAGGGATCCTTAAAACTGCCACGTCTCAGtggaagcaggagaagaagacacGCTCGGGACCAGGCGTAAGACAACTGTCCACAAACAACAACGGTCATCCTTGCAAAAGATCCCCGCTGGATCAGCTGGCAGCGCTGGTTCTACACGGCCAGGCACGGCATCGCCAGATTGGCCAAGGGAACCGACAAGATCCTCTTTATTCTACTAAGCCGCAGAACTGTAAGCGCATCGTGGTTCTTGGTGCGCCACGGGTCGGCAAGACCTCCATCCTAAGAAGATACCTTCGAGACGGATTTGTGGATGAGTACAGTCCCACCTCTGAGGATTTCCTTAGGAAACTGTTCCGTATTCGCGGCGAGACGTACCAGATTGACATCCTGGATGCGTCCAGAGAACGGGATTTCCCAGCCAAACGGCGCCTGTCTATACTCACTGGTGCGTATTTGCCTCTTAAAACTGCTGATATTTAGGGCATAATAGCTGTGCCTGTGTGATACGTGTGTGCGTAATTCTCTTTATAGTGATGTGCATAAATATGAcgtttctttatttctttttttctccacaggAGACATTTTTCTTCTCGTATTCAGCCTGGATGACCGGAGCTCTTTCGAGGAGGTGTGCGCCCTGAGAACGGAGATTCTCTCTGCTAAATCCAAGCTCACCAAAACCTCTGCGACAGAGCATTGCGCACAGCAACGCGTTCCCCTGGTGGTCTGCGCCAACAAGGTGGACCTCCTGGAGTCAGAGAGAGACATTACTAAGGCAGAGATCCTCAAAGCAATCGGAGATGACTGTGCGTATTTTGAGACCTCTGCAAAGGACAGCACTAATCTCGAAAAGGTCTTTGAGACTCTGG
Encoded proteins:
- the mycbpap gene encoding MYCBP-associated protein, with the translated sequence MNGDESRKKDFSPRSETKKKTDKLSILDDDPFKDRVHKGGGIHLTKSYTPKPPKSRHKPAPMACVRDEVGNAVREMVVPPVNLDSTVPKGLRFDDHGMILSHSILGSLDDFRSYLEAKGETELAKRIPKSTGVFPCEVIGRRHSEAVRMGITSDQRNIQSNALQHWDEHMRHRRQQQNVLSDVLDRSVENLLMNQASHFRETQEQRELLNRVMPLIHFGYGTHVGSEFWCLPQRYGDEMSGIRATLTQTEQGRRKAVTFVGQPNSIRQESGLVCSETMRPFSRTWSQSAYLQHQYQEVRDILQDMDIKKPDISGLEVMGSSKPYIPSAKKQPEDKEHKETKRTFEPLYEDVLQVPALRLGGRLASWTGNSSINLGEVGICVTVIFEAQTAERASSHLELHNEGTTAIFYSWQQLSVPSSFPSLHSQTKTPHFYFDSSSSVILPGATQQVEFIFKSKEPGIKTELWQLNTYPLLLQGASMQVTLKGVALCPDKTADQRLLTELETRVLLKMTQSIVDEVLQGVRTPERPSSPAELSKVLTKEQQFLSKNPKLQYLHQPVEGLQSLWQEVSSEHTWDLSVDALRQAVLSLPNEESTQASLTREAGLVRLNHLYLQLSEPFELNHHPLTAAAIGQQLWRKMLDAMASEAVWLRNILGLPERNTWIDEPTISDADLAVNKEVKSGKKDGAAEKSGSRKENKEESNTSTSEKPVQAPARVTTDCLHTHSATSCHALSKHTTAT
- the rasd2b gene encoding dexamethasone-induced Ras-related protein 1 gives rise to the protein MEVGSISTGAPATSIPAQHQLKCSATDSPQLHGATEGQCAGSSKVLLAYKNASQHLNSSGIKAGLGILKTATSQWKQEKKTRSGPGVRQLSTNNNGHPCKRSPLDQLAALVLHGQARHRQIGQGNRQDPLYSTKPQNCKRIVVLGAPRVGKTSILRRYLRDGFVDEYSPTSEDFLRKLFRIRGETYQIDILDASRERDFPAKRRLSILTGDIFLLVFSLDDRSSFEEVCALRTEILSAKSKLTKTSATEHCAQQRVPLVVCANKVDLLESERDITKAEILKAIGDDCAYFETSAKDSTNLEKVFETLAKRGGLPTETGPSQHRKVSLRSYQAMRTGRMAGRGSQAPGRDDPCGTLYPLARRPSFSTDLRLVVGPNASTKSSKRLERCQIQ